From the genome of Mixophyes fleayi isolate aMixFle1 chromosome 2, aMixFle1.hap1, whole genome shotgun sequence, one region includes:
- the LOC142139922 gene encoding speedy protein 1-A-like, with protein sequence MDRRRKTTEDNLNSAKRRKLYVDQRQPRTADHSPSLGQVEKAAFYKLLEHPTIYSFLTMDSCLRTSDKYFLAMVLVYFRRAGLSVREYTCVNFYSALVLANKMEEEEPWYRTIYSYAAQLIPFQMFLKNTEAMWVRMQLQTLVTLEQCEENAITSTHFVTQKAVQEVFLRKDWDTAETVVENQKVAVM encoded by the exons ATGGACAGGAG AAGAAAGACAACAGAAGACAACCTGAACTCTGCAAAGAGAAGGAAACTATATGTAGACCAGAGACAACCTCGcactgctgaccattctcctagccTTGGACAAGTGGAGAAAGCGGCATTTTACAAATTGCTGG AGCACCCTACCATCTACAGCTTTCTGACAATGGATTCATGCCTGAGAACGTCAGACAAG TACTTTCTGGCAATGGTGTTGGTGTACTTCCGGAGAGCCGGCCTATCTGTGAGGGAATACACCTGTGTCAATTTTTACTCCGCACT GGtgcttgcaaataaaatggaggaAGAAGAACCATGGTACCGCACAATCTATTCCTATGCTGCACAACTTATACCATTCCAGATGTTCCTGAAGAATACTGAAGCCATGTGGGTCAGAATGCAGCTCCAAACACTTGTGACTCTGGAGCAatgtgaagag AATGCCATAACGAGCACACATTTTGTGACACAGAAAGCTGTGCAGGAAGTGTTTCTAAGAAAAGACTGGGACACAGCAGAGACTGTTGTCGAGAACCAGAAGGTAGCAGTAATGTGA